CTCCTTCTCTATGCCTAAAGCTAAAATTGAACGCCGGAAATGATTATCTTGAAGGGGCCACATCGTTgattttataattggaattttaAGTAATTCAAACAGAATGCAACTGAAAGAGAGATTAACTTGTTAGAGCTAGTACAGCTTTATAAGTTTCAAGATTTTAGAAACTGACAAAATTGTAGGTCGTTACTGCTAACAATATATTTTTGAGTAGTAAACAATGCTCATAAATTGCTCGGGCAGCGCCTGCCATTTtctattttgaccaaaattgaaAACCACATGTATTATAACCCTCTCCAATACATTAAGACAGTACAGTGGAAAAACGATGTACTCATAAAGATTACGGATAAAAATTGGATATTACATGGTAGACTTCATTTCAAATTATATTGATTAGATATAAATTAAAATCTTCACTATGAACTTGACTTTAAACAACATAATTTGTATTTCCAGCATTTAAATACCCTACCATAGTAGAATACAGCATTATATATGTCTCAACTCCGGAAAACACTTTACAACTAACACCATTATAAACTCAACAAATTACTTAATGCATGTCAGGCAACAATAGATAGCAAACAGGTAGGGTTTTCAACGCTCACAAAGATAAGCCACAACAGCATCCAGCAAAGCAAAGCATCTGTACCTCCATTCTATGTGAAAACACAACACTGCAATCACACTAGCAAATCCCATCCCGTAACATAACCCCACTGTCACTGCCCACCATCGATCCATTTTATCTGTATCATTTGCAATAACTGTATTATTCAACTCTACCTGGCGACCTCTTTCACCAAAACTAGAGCTCTGTGTTCTATTTTCGAGGGGAGGCCCCCCAAGTTTGGGGTTCCCAAGAAATGAAGAATCTTCAAACGTTGAAAACTGATAACCCTGCGGAATTAATCCAGAAAGCATGTTGTATGAAAGATTCAAGACAGAAAGGAAAGTGAGACTTACAAGCTCTTGGGGAATCTTCCCTGATAACATGTTTCCTGAAAGATCCAGAGACTCCAGCCTAACCATCTGTCCAAAGGATTTCGGAATTGAGCCACTGATGTTGTTGTTTGAAATATTCAGAGCAACTAGGCCCTGGAGAAGTCCCATTTTCGGAGGAATGCTACCCCGGAGCTTGTTATGTGACAAGTCCATAACTTTGATTGATCTCCATATTTTTTTATATGGACGTGCCGTTCCTTTAATCCAGAGCGTTATTTGATCCACAAAGAATACTGAGTGATAGATGTATGTATTGGCTTCAGTCCAAAAACCGTCTGATCCATCAAGACGTTGCATTTCAAAACTCTGTGATTGACTTATCATAGCATGGAGCATTTCTAAACTTTCAGGGATACTTCCTGATATATTGTTATGAGATAAATCTAAGACCTGAAGACTCTTTAGCTCAAACAACTCGGATGGAATACTACCCTCAAGCTTATTATTCGTCAAGCTTAGTATTTGTAAATATTTCATCTTTCCAATCCAAATTGGGATCCTCCCTTCAAACCTGTTATTTCCTATGTCCAGTACCTCAATATCTGCACAATTTGCAGTAGATGGAGAAATAACACCTTGCAAATTGTTTCCATTGAGGTTTAATGTCTGGAGTTGAGTCAGATTTCCTACCTCCTCTGGTATCTCACCTTGGAAATCATTTTGAGCCAAATTTAAAATTACAAGAGACGAACATCTCCCCAGATCTGCAGAAATCACATCACTTAGTTTGTTGTCTGACAAATCCAAAATCATCAACTCATTTTCAATTTTACACATTGAATACGGAATACCTCCACTCAGATTATTTGCGGACAGGGACAAATAGTTGTATGGAAAGATTGTAGCAGGAATAGAACCATTAAACTTGTTATGTGACAAATCCAATGTGAATCCATAAAATGAAAGAGCTGAAATAGGGCCGTGAAAGCTATTATTATGCAAGGCCACCAATTCAAAATTACTGTAGTTGAGTTGGGGGAGAAAGCCTCCTAGTTGGTTATTTGAAAGGTTAAGCATCCTCAGCTTCGTAAGATCCTTGAGCCAAGTAGGAACACCTCTCCGAATTCTGTTATCTGACAGGTCCAAATCTTCTGGTAAATATTGAGTAGACAGAAATGCTGGAAAATTTCCTTCAATATTACAAGAGCTTAATCCCAGGTACTCCAGATGAGAAAACTGTGGAACCCAGCTTGAAGGAATGTTGATAGTCAGCTGATTTCTAGATAACTGGAGTATACGAAGTTGAGTCAAATTATGGAACATGGAAATAGAAACAAcgcctgtcaaattgttggaagaAAGAGACAGTACTTCCAATCCAACAAGCTCTGAAAATGAATTTAGTATTGCTCCAGACAACTGATTATCGTCTAAGTTAAGGCAACTTAATATAGAGAGCTTACCCAAAGAGTTTGGGATATCACCATGTAGTTGATTTCTCCTGAGATCCATATATTGGAGAGAGGAAAGCCTGCCAACACAGTCTGGTATTCTGCCCTTCAAATTGTTAAATGAAAGATCAATCATTGAAAGACTAGACGGTTGCCTCGCTGGAGATCCAAATAGGGGTATAACCCCCGTGAACTGATTGCCGGAGAGATCGAGTGTCTCAAGTTTCGAAAAGTTTGCAATGGAAGCAGGAATTACTCCTTGTAGACTGTTTTTTCTCAAACAAAGATTGCTCAGACTTGAAGCTTCGTGCAAGAAATCGGAAGGGATGGAACCAGTGAGATCACAGCCAGTGAGATCAAGTGAAACCAAGGATGAGACATTCTGTAACCAGGACGGTACTCGGAATGGAAAGGAGCTATCTCGAAGATGGAGCTGGGATAAATGGGTAAGGTTTAGAAGTGAAGGAATACTTCCTGAAAGACCACATGCAGACAGGTAAATCAATCTAAGTTTTGAGAGCCTGGAGACAGAGTCGCCCCAGTTGTGAGACGCCTTTTCTAGGTTCACCCTCTTCATTGCGAGGTATTCCAAGTTTCTCAAATTTCTGACTAATTCATCAAACCTTGAACTCTTCAGTCTCCATTTCTTGCGATACTCTGAAGAATGCAATTTGTAATAGTCTGACAGATCAAGATGTTGTAAGGCTGACAAATTTCCCAGCTCTAGAGGGATCTCACCCTCAAACCTAGCATAAGCCAGGCTAAGAAAAGTAAGCCTCTTGAGCCTTCCAAACAGTGGAGGTATAGCAATGCCTTGGAAGTCATTCCAGCTTAAATCCAGGTGGCGCAGATGTTGCAGATTAAACAAAGATGGATGAATCTTCCCCCTCAACTGGTGGTTTACTTGATAACGATGATCATCTCCCTTATGATGAGGGTTTTTGAGATCAAGTTGAATAACATGATTTGTTTGGTGGTCACAAACAATTCCCTCGCACGCGCAACAATTGTATCCGCGCCATGTGCTTAATCTACCATAGGAATCGTTTAGGCCTCCTCTGACATCGAGCAGATATTTTCTTTCATCATCTCTGCATCCACTGATATATGGGAAATCAATTATCACACCAATACCCAAGGCCAAGCTTAGAGCAATACAAAACGAAATGAAAGACATGATTTTATGCAAGTTCGTATGGCGTAACGAGTGTGGTTTacattttatatataaataaaattcataCGGGCAGAATTTACTAGAGACTTTTCTTCCACTAAAAGATGGGGACATTATTATTAGAGGTCTATTATTTTATAAATTCTGATCTATCGTCCACATATTTCTCATCAACTGTTGTTTTAAAAATGTATTTTCGTGATGGTATTTAATAGTGTCCTTTCATTGTAGTTGAGCTATTAAGAGGAATTTAGTCTTCACCTCAATTACTAGAGATTTAAAATTTTATTCTAACTTGTATTAGATCAATATTATTTGGACGGTTACATTTGACATTTTTCTATGTACGACAAATTTGTATGGGTTTGGTTCTCTAATCTCTAATGGTATAATAAACCTGAATATAAGgtgattaatattaatatattcaagtgtcaaattaatttttttataatatttaataacaGAAAAGAATATTCTTCTATGCATGGAAGGTTTTAAGGAGGacttttctttgatatcttttgtatGATGtctatgaatattttcatttttattataacAATGTCAAAAACATTTGTAGTCTTTACATGTGTATCTTATTTGAAGTAGATTGTATTTATAATAGGTATGtttcttaaattaattaataataaagtaAATCTAATTAAAAAATTGAGCTTAATATGTAGGTTGAATTTGATTAAATGTTTAATCTTATTAATGATTAAAGTTAGGTAAAACAAAATATTTAAGTAGTTTTGTATATtgttttttgattatttttgatatttttatatcttcaatttgatttttttttaatttaataaattattttttcttttattcatatttgatatatatttataatttgaaaATAGCATTGCCTACTTAAATAATTTCATAGTTTAATATACATAATTTTCTACTTAATACTGACTATAATCCCCTAAATTTATTAAGAGCTAGTTTTTATACTATTCTTGATACTTATCTGATTTCAAcaactttttttaaaaatcatattgACAAGAAAAATAAGTCTCCTTGTAAAAAAATGGTATGTAGAAATTATATTGTCATCTTCTAAAATTTTGTTTTCAACATGAAAAAATTGCCTAGATTGTTATACTTTTTTTGTGGTGAATTTACAAACCTTTCTATAGAAAAATTAAGAGTTTATTTCTAAAATTATACCTTAAAAACTAGATACAATACATTCTTGTTGGATAATGAGTCTCCATGAGGCACCTTCATGCTCAAGGTTGTATGGGTAATCTTATTATTCAATTATCATTGCATAATTAAAGCTACTACTATTGTGTGCAAAATATTGATATTAATAAGAGATTTCATCTAATTCAAAGTTGATGTAGCCATattggtgaaccactataaatttgTGTTATGTGTCCTATATAATTCTATTTCTAAATTGTTTTATCTTCTCTTTCCATGAAAAAATGAGAAGTAGATAAATACAAAATCAGAATTTTTTTGGGCAAAATTTTGgattatggaaaatgtagatggaacCATTAGTGATTAGAGGAAATATTTCACTTGGGTTGGAAGGGAAAGACAATAAGATGAATATTATGGTTGATGAGGAGTAGGATAAATTGGATAAAAGGAAAAAAGAAACAATTCTCTCTCTATCAAGCAATGCTTTATTTAATCTCTCAATCGAGAAGACATTGAAAGGTTTGCGGGACAAATTATCTAATATGTATGAGAGGGATTCCATTTATAATAAAGTTTATCTCATGAACAAATTGTATAATTTAAAGATGAAGGTTGGAACATGCCAAATCATCTCAACAAATTCAATACTTTAACTAGCCAATTAATGTCTATCAACATAAATTTGGATGATGAAATCAAAGCCATCTTGTTGTTGTGTTCACTACCATTAAAGTAGGAACACGTGATGATGACAATCAACATTTCAACCTTTAGAAAAAGAGTACTCAAATTTGGTGACGTTGTCATAAGTCTCTTTATGAAAGACATGAAGAGAAAAAATCAAGGATGGTCTTGTTGAGTGAGCCCTTAATTTTTGATAGTATAGGGAAAAATCAATATATAGGTAGAACTAACTATAGATGAAGATCAAAATCTTTAGAATGAATGATGTTAAGGGGAAGAAATAAAGATCATTATTTTTCTGACAAAGATGGACACACCCAAAATAATTGTTATTCATATAAAAAGTGTGGAGTTAATGAGAAGATAACAAATTCAACACTACATGTGAACAAGATGAAGGTTCTCTAGTCTTATCAATAAGTAAAACTACAATAGATTTCTGGGTTTTCATACAAATTCAAGCTAGGAAGCTTTCAAAAACTATCAAGAAGGAAAACTTGGTAAAGTGTATCTAGGTGACAATGAACCATGCGAGATAGTTGGAAAATGTGATGCTGcacttaaataataaaaataaaatattcgtAAAGGATGCGAGATATGTTCCTAAACTCAAAGGGAACCTAATTTCATAGGAAAGCTTAATGCTCAATGATGTAGCATCACTTTTTCTTTAAACTCTTGCAAGGTGTCTAAATGAGACTTAGTGGTTGCAAGAGGTAGCAAGTGTGAAACTTTATATTTTAAGAGATCCTTATTGAATTTGGGGATACAATGGCAATTGTGGATACTTGAACAAAACTTTGGCATAAGCTTAGGCATATGAACAAGAGGTGACTTAAAATCATACTTAAAAGGGATCAACTTCTAGATTTGGCTTATATTCTTTCATTTTATTCTCTTACCTAATCCAATAGAGGTAGATGGCTcctctattgaggtggagagtggcTTGGTGGGTGATGTTGGAAGGAGATTCATGGGGGCTTTAATTTCCTTGGTTTTGGTGGGATGTTGGCTTGCTACTTTCATCACCTTTCTTCcctttttttatcaattttatcgTATGGAAGTGGAGAGATTGATGGCATTATTTTGCTTGGTGTATGACAAGTTTGTGTTTTAGCACTAGTCAAAGGTTTTGGGCACCTTTCTAAAACCTAGTTTTCTAACAAATTTATTGTCTCTTTTCTATTTTTTACTGGAAGTGAAGGTTATGGGATCCTTTTCAAAACCCATTGTTATGGTTAAGGGACCCTAAAATATCCCTTTGCTAAAAAATCATAGGTTATAAAAACCTTGCAAAACCTATCGTTTAGGTTATGGGAGCATGGGAAAACCCTCTATCTTTGTCCTTATGAGGGCTCTTGTTTAATGTCTTAGGCCTTTTGGATGTTTTAGTTAGTTCTTTGGTTCCTATTTTCTTTTTCTTGGTTGTTTGTTGCCTGTTGTTAGTCTTTGATGTATTTTTTTGCAGTGTTCTTTTCAGGGGTTCTGGATTCTTGCTAATAATAGAAGGTTTTAGGTCCTTTCAAAATATGATGTAAGgagtttcaagtcccttcaaaacctattttaatcctaataaaaaaattaaatatattttaaattcattgatttggatttgttTGAGGATAGTGTCTATGAAAAATAAAGGTGGACTAGCTTTCTCAAAGACCAAACATGATAATAAGACAATGCCCTTGGAGATAATGCATTCAAATCTATTTGGTCCTATAGAGATAACCTATATTGGTGTAGATGAAAAGTGTGGAGTTATATGTTCAATAGAAAATTTGAAGTCTTTtcaatattttaaactttcaaacccATAGTTGAAATCAAACCGacaaaaaaatgaaatgtttaaaaAGAAATAATGGGGGAGAATTtttctttaaataattttttattttatgtagATAATAGAATCTTAAGGATTAAAATAGTTCTTTTCACCCCTCAAGTAAATTTTGTTTCTAAGAGGTTGAAGCGAATGATTTTAGAGAGACGTCAAAGTATGATATCTAATGTTGTGTTGAGAAAACAATTTTTGATTGAGGCAATTAATATATAATAGTTTATTTGACCTATCAATGCCCTTCATCTTGATTACCTTTTGATATTCTAGAGGAGAGATAGTAGGGAAGGTGAATTTCCAATGGTCATCTATAGGTCTTAGTTTATGATGCATTTGGTCACATTCCGAAGTAGAAGAGAATGAAATTGGATCGCAAATATAAATGGTGCATTTTAATAGGCTATAGTGAGGAATAGTATGGTTTCCAGTTGTGGAATCCACTTGAAAAATAGATAGTTCATAATAAGGATGtcatatttaatgagaaatatttCCCAAGTCTTCAAGCACAAGAGATGCAAACAAAGGAATGTGTTCCTTTATCAAAAGTTACAATTGGAGATGATATATCTACACAAGAACTAATAAATGGATGCAATTTGAATTCCCATATCTAGTACCCACCCCCTATAAATTCTATCTCTATACAAAATCAAGTAAGAGCCACATAAGTCATCTCTCTACCCACTGTAACAAGAGTTGTAGAATAGATTAATTTCTTACAACAATGCATTCCTGCAAACATTTTAtccataatattttatatttatcccATTTTATTTTACATGAGAATGATCATCCCATGCAACTTCCACTTAGTTCTAACCCACCATAATCACTACCAAAGCCTCAATTTGTCTAGTTGTGGCCTTTCAGCACTTAAAGATCACCTCCAACTTATTTTATGTTAGGATTGGAACAAGTTTTTAATGCAAAGAAAAAGTCATCCAATCAACTCATGCATTTTATAAACCTATAGATTATCCCAAATAATTCATTTTATATTCTAATCCCATGTAGCCTCTACCATTTGATCTATCAATACTAACAATAATAAAAATTGGCAAGGATAATGCTAATGCTATGCAAGCCTTGAAAATGTCTCTACCGTCCAATCTATCTTGTCATTTTTGTGTCTCAAACAATCTCAATTTGCCATAGTTCAGTTAGTCCTCTAACTTAGTGCCAAAAAATACTAGAAATTATAATGTTGGTAATACATAGGGTCATTCAAGTCTACAATATAACATAATCTCTAATAATATAGGGATGTAAGGAGTGATAAATCACCTGGTGATACATAGGTTATATGATATAGCAGTAATACAAGTAATATAAGGACAATAAAGGGAGAAAATATAttccaatttaaaatccaattcaTCTTCAAGTGAATTGGTGATAGAAGAGAGTCATGTTAAAAATAGTGACAATAGTAATAATGTTAGTAATATTGGTACATAAATGATAATTTACAgccaatacacacaaatacatagAGTCAAGATCCTCAATCAAGGAGGTCCACTTGGAAGCATCGACCTCTAACAAGTTAGAAGATTATTAGTTGTTCATCTCTAagcaagaaaaaataataaaatttaaagatGCTTAAAAATTCATCTATAGTGCAAAGTGGATGGATTTAATGAAATAGGAATTGAACTCATTAATTACCAATCATACATGGGATCTAGTCAAGGTTCCATGCAATCGAAGAGAATTTAAGATTCAATGGGTGTATATGTTAAAACAAGAAGGAGGCAAGAAATTCTATCAAACCAAATTGGTGTTGAAGGGATCAAAAAAAGGGAATTGATTTTAATGAAATTTTCTCACCAGTTCTGAACATGAACACCATCTAAGTAGTTTTTAGCATAGCAATGATTTATGATCTTTTGTAAGAATAACTAGTTGTGAAGACAATATTTCTTGATGGTGACATAAAAGAGGATCTATATATGCACCAATATGAAGGTTTTGATAAACAAGGAAAAAATGATTTATATTGTAGGTTAAGAAGTTTGTATGGACTTAAAGAAGCCTCATTAAAGTGGTACCTCAAGCTTATTTCCTTCATGGATGAGCATAATTTCAAACAATGTGAATATGTTCCACATGTCTACTTCTAGGTACAGACCAATATTGAGTTTGTTTTATTGTTTCTCTATCTTGACAATATGCTAGCAACCAACAATAGCATGAGATTTATTCACGATTTTAAGAAATACTTAGATCATAATTTTATAGTGAAGGACTTATGGGCAAAGAAATTATACTTAGTATATCCATAATTAAGGATAGATggaagagaataaatcaatttgtcacaaGAGAAGTATATTAACAAGGTTTTTGATAGATTCAACATGAAGGGTTCTAAGCCTATAATCACTCCACTTGTTGATCATTTTATTTGTCTTCTGTAATATGCCCCTAGGAATAATAAAAGTAAGAATAAATTAAAGGTATTCCATATTTATCAACCAGTGGGAGTCCCATACATGCCATTGTTTGCACTCATCCCAACATTACCCATACATTGAAAGTAGTAAGAATATTTATGAGATAGATAGGTCAAACTCACTAGACAGTGGTAAATTGGATATTATAGTATTTGAAAGGCACATCAAACTACATTTTGTGTTTTTGTGGGAAAGATGTTTTTCTATAAGTCTTTGTTGACTTTGATACAGTCAATGATTTGGACAAATGAAGATCAACTACAAGTTATTTTTCACTTTTATTAGGGAAAAAtcattttggtttcccatttgcaACAAGTGATTGTTCTCTCCATTGTCCAGGCTAAATATATTTCTTTAACTAAAGGAGGAAAGGAGATGATATGGTTGTAGAAGTTGTTGATTGAATTGGGGTACAAACAACATTTTTCCAATTTCTTCTATGATAGCAATATTCTTATTCTCTTAGTTAACAATGTTGCAATTCATAATAGAACCAAACATGCTGAGCTGCGATATCATTTTAGTCGGAGTTTGCTTGAGGAGGGCAAGTTGCAAGTTGAACAAAATGATATTATAGTGCCTTTCCACAATTCCTTTCTACTTTTGTGTTAAATAGATTATATTTGGCTCTTTATATGTATACGATACTTTGTTAGGTATATGTGTGGACATACTCACTTGATTTATGTTGGTAGATTATCTATGTCGATTTAATGCTTTCAAGATGAGGTGATGTTATTGATGAGTTATGCACATGAGATATATTGACGATAGTAGAGTTTATTGGATTTTGACCAGTTTGATATTGTTTAAAGATAAATTGATGTCTAATGATAATGTTATTATGGTGATGTATTGAAATATATTAACTCGTGTTGCAGGTACTACTATTAGGGAAGGATAATGAGTACTAATGTTATTTGATGTTATTTATTAGATTAGAATATTGTTATCATATTTATCCATCTGTTAAGTTTTGAAAGGGATGATACAATATGACTCGTTTGTGAGTAGAATATGATTTGTTTATTCTCATTTACCaaatatatgcatatgtgtgtggtATACCTCATTTTTATTGTGTAGGATGCAAGTACaaggcatcaactccacctggtctctCAATTCTAAGCATGCCTAACAATCCCCGATTGTTGTAATGGAAATAACATAAAGCATCAAATTGACTTAGCTCTAACCATTGTCCCGTATTAAGAAAATTGTTTAAGGTCATGTGTTTACCTATTTGAATAGCCATAAAGGAAATATTCAAAACCCTATGTCAGTGGTCTTGATTATATGACACATGATATTTTTGCTAGGCTATGTCGTGTCTTTTATTATGTCTGGTTCTATTTATGTTTTGAGTTGATAGAATTATTTAATGGGACTTATTATGTCTATTAATATTGctattaaaataatcatataaCTATATGTTATAATTCACTTATGTTACTATTAAATATGAGAATAGTATTATGTGAGTTTAATATgataatgattaaataaatatgtttcttTATTTATGTTATCTCTTTGGTATGGAGATGGTATTTATATTTTTGTTATGAT
This genomic stretch from Cryptomeria japonica chromosome 8, Sugi_1.0, whole genome shotgun sequence harbors:
- the LOC131075469 gene encoding receptor-like protein EIX2: MSFISFCIALSLALGIGVIIDFPYISGCRDDERKYLLDVRGGLNDSYGRLSTWRGYNCCACEGIVCDHQTNHVIQLDLKNPHHKGDDHRYQVNHQLRGKIHPSLFNLQHLRHLDLSWNDFQGIAIPPLFGRLKRLTFLSLAYARFEGEIPLELGNLSALQHLDLSDYYKLHSSEYRKKWRLKSSRFDELVRNLRNLEYLAMKRVNLEKASHNWGDSVSRLSKLRLIYLSACGLSGSIPSLLNLTHLSQLHLRDSSFPFRVPSWLQNVSSLVSLDLTGCDLTGSIPSDFLHEASSLSNLCLRKNSLQGVIPASIANFSKLETLDLSGNQFTGVIPLFGSPARQPSSLSMIDLSFNNLKGRIPDCVGRLSSLQYMDLRRNQLHGDIPNSLGKLSILSCLNLDDNQLSGAILNSFSELVGLEVLSLSSNNLTGVVSISMFHNLTQLRILQLSRNQLTINIPSSWVPQFSHLEYLGLSSCNIEGNFPAFLSTQYLPEDLDLSDNRIRRGVPTWLKDLTKLRMLNLSNNQLGGFLPQLNYSNFELVALHNNSFHGPISALSFYGFTLDLSHNKFNGSIPATIFPYNYLSLSANNLSGGIPYSMCKIENELMILDLSDNKLSDVISADLGRCSSLVILNLAQNDFQGEIPEEVGNLTQLQTLNLNGNNLQGVISPSTANCADIEVLDIGNNRFEGRIPIWIGKMKYLQILSLTNNKLEGSIPSELFELKSLQVLDLSHNNISGSIPESLEMLHAMISQSQSFEMQRLDGSDGFWTEANTYIYHSVFFVDQITLWIKGTARPYKKIWRSIKVMDLSHNKLRGSIPPKMGLLQGLVALNISNNNISGSIPKSFGQMVRLESLDLSGNMLSGKIPQELVSLTFLSVLNLSYNMLSGLIPQGYQFSTFEDSSFLGNPKLGGPPLENRTQSSSFGERGRQVELNNTVIANDTDKMDRWWAVTVGLCYGMGFASVIAVLCFHIEWRYRCFALLDAVVAYLCER